The Panicum virgatum strain AP13 chromosome 6K, P.virgatum_v5, whole genome shotgun sequence nucleotide sequence aaaacaagatctaatgaaacctatagctagagttgtcaaaatgtcttcaaatttttacagtaagctaCTCATCTAGGGTGTAGCACACTTTACGAAAATCAGCTAAAGATTGTGGAtagaacttgagatacatacaaatgtggataaaactaatatttaatctagagataaaactattggtcaaatgcaaaagtggatgtaacaaaagttgtagatctaggtgcaaggattccaaaacatttagatttgtagttttataatttttctacgaatttttaggcattttcaaagtttgttgTTTTGGATTCTATAGTTCATGTCGCTTTTACACTTGGACCCCTATACTTTTTGGTTCTTCTCCAGGGAGGCCCCTAGCCGGTTGGGAACAGAAGAGTGAAGGGCGCGCCGAAATCCGGCGAGGAGGGTCGCTGGAGGTGGGGGCCCCGTAGGGGAAAAGCAAGAGGAGACTGAGGGCTACCTTCGGGTGGCCTTGGCTCGCCGGGAgaaggccggaggaggcgggtccgcggcgagcgggcggccggcAATGGctctgtccgcggcggcggtgctccggtggcttggggcggtggtggaggggtCGGGGAGGACCAGTGAGCCGAGGGGGCCCGTTCCCGGGGGCGGCTCGGGTCGAGGGAGGGCGGAGGATGGGGTTCACCGGTGAGCTAGGTGGGTACGGCGTccatggcgtgcggcggcgcctgcTCTAGGTGCTGGGCATGCTCGGCCTCGGCTCTGTGAGCGTGAGGGTGGAGAGGGGAGGGTGGGAACGTCTCTTGGCGAAGCAAATGGAGAGGGGGAGAGCTCGGCAGGAGAGGGGGCACAATAGTGGAGCAGCTCGGCGCatgcggcgtcgcggtggcgtgTTCGCCGAGCGGCAGTAATGGCTGGTCTGGGACGCAACGAGGAGGGTTCGGGTGCTGCAGCGGCGACGGGACGGGGCGCTGCGTGCTCATCATGGAAGGCCATGAGTGGAAGCACAGCGAGGAGGGAAGCGGGATTGACGAGCGGCAGCAAGCTCGCTCCTCGCGTCCCTGGGTCAACGGCGTGCGTGCGGGTGCTCGGCAGCGTCTGGTTGTCGCCGAGCGACTGTCGGGGCGTGGGTGTCGGGGCGTGGCTACAGGTGGTGGCAGCAAGGTTGGtcgcgcaggcggcgctgccgCAAGGTCAGCTCTGCTCTGCCGTGCCGGAACAGAGAAGAGAGAGCGAGGAGgagggaagagagagaagagagaataGGAAGTCAACCGGATTTTGACTCGTGTTTGTTCAAATTTTTGTGTGGaaattcgaaaaaaaaattcaacacgaaagttgtaggaaattgcaaagactacaactttcgttttaggcaaaagttaatttgagctctatttttgaatttatttttgaagcttgtttgTTAAGATTTGAATTCATTCATCCTTTCATGTGACCACTTTAAATTTGAAGTTGATTACTCttgcaaaaaattataaacattAAACATCACCTAGGGTGTATATCATTGCATTCTATTTGTCATTTCATGGCGACGATGAACAAACATATTTAAAACCTATAAAAGATGTATTTTACCTAAAGGTACATGCAcctacacatacatacatatgcaTTTGTAAACATACAAGAAATACATTATTTAGTTTAATCTTGATAATTATGCATGATGACATGGTTAAGGACCTTactaattatttttaaacaccggaggtgttacacGACGGCGGTTCGGCACCACCACGAGGTCCACCTGCTGCTGCTTTCGCTTCGTGCCGTGAGCTCGGTCAATGTCTTCCGCTCGTCCTGGGCTCTGTTTGATTTGGTCCCTAGCACATCGTTCacaaactttgaccaataattaggggtattaaataaagatagtttgcaaaactaactccacagcttgtgctacttcgcgagacgaatctaacgaggtctgtgaccgcacgattagagaatagttactgtagcattactgtagccaattacAGATTTTTTTGGtgcattagattcgtcgcataAAGTTGCACCCAtctattaaaaaaaatttacaaatagacttcctTTAAGCCTCCATACATGAGATTCCACTGATTGCTGTTCATAGCATAGGTGAACCAAACGGGCCCTGGTGCGCAAAAGGTCGTGGTGCACCTACATGGCCGTGAGTACGTTTGTGGAGTGGCTGTCACGGCCTTGGGGGTACGATTGGCTTCGATAAAACTTTTGCTTCGCTCGCTTCCGTGCGTGTAGATGCACGGAAATAGGGATGATGCAATCCGATTTCAGTCCATCGTTTGATTTTGAGCGAATAAGATAAGATTATCATGAGAGAGCTCTTTTTTCTTGTCGTTTACTTACCTCTTCTCTCGTTTAGTTAGctctctacctctacccctcagTCTACCATCACTATGGTTCGAGTTGCttcgcttttttttttttttttgagaaagacACCGGCACAAACATTTGGTCTATGACGCTTGGACCAACATGCTATGAACTTATATCCGTTTACGACCACTATAGATATTGACGTGCAAAGATTTTACATGTTGTTCCAACAAAATTTGTAAAACGTTAGCTCTCATATAGGGATGGcacccgcgggtgcgggtttggcGAAAACCCGCCCGCGGGATTGGAAAAAACCCGCCCGCGAGCAAACCCACGGGTGCATTTTTgtacccgcacccgcacccgcggaTTTCGGGCGGGTTTCGGGTGCCCGTGGGTCTAACAACagatataataaaaatatacaaATTCATCAATTTAAATAGTCAAATAACACATTTCTATAAGTAATAAGAGCAAACTAGCATCAAATCCATTAGTTCAAAGTAATAAGGacaaattaataataaattcataAGTTATGTGTTCATTTTGTAGTTAGGATAGTTGGGATGGACTTTATCTAAGTAGGTTGGGTTGTGGTTTTTTTTTTCGGACAGATGCGGGTAATAAATTCATAAGTTATGTGCTCATTTTGTAGTTAGGATAGTTGAGATGGACCTTATCTAAGTAGGTTGGGttgtggttttttttttccggaCGGATGCGGGTCCACCCGCGGGTGGAATCTTAaatccgcacccgcacccgcaataTGCGGGTGCCGGTGCGGGTCCACCCACGGGTGAAATatcaaacccgcacccgcatccATCGGGTTTAaaatccgcggatacccgcatcCGCGGGTGGAATTGCCATCCCTACTCTCATAGTCATTAGAAGCTCCCTAATTCATATGACTAATATGAACATGAGGCACGAGGAAAACTAATTGTGCAGTAACCCCGTTTCCGTTTGGATGAAAAAAGGCCATCAAGATGTTGAAGTCAGTTCAAATTTGTCACCAAATTCTCCCCTCGCTCAGCAGCAGTGTTCACGATGCTCGTGTGCGCATCACAGCTCTCCACGCTTGCCCTTTTTGTAACTTGCAACGCTGGTCGGTCGCCTGGTCCCATCTGCTGCCGTGGATGCTTAACCACGGTGGTTGCTGATTTCTTGCACAACGAGTCAAGTCGACCACCATCCCAGGTAACCTGACCAACCCGAGCTCCCCCTTCTCCAGTCTCCTCGCCCTTCTCCAGTTCTCCTCCGCTCGTCTTCTTTTTATTAAGCACACAGTTCTTGCGCCCCGGAAATAGTAACCggaaagagagaagaaaaaccCCCTCACTCCACTCCAGTCTCCAGTACACTCACGCACACAGAGAGAGCAAGGCGATCATGAGAAACCTCAGGAACATCCCTAGTAGCTCTCAGTTGTACTAGGAGGCGCTTGGATCGGCGCTGGGGAAGAAGACAAGGCGACCATGGTGATGGTCCTCGGTGGTGGCCACAGCAAGACGGACGAGAACCGTCACCGGaggcgccaccaccgcctctccccgtCGCCCTTTCCCCGGCTGCCCCTCCCCTGATCGAGAACCCTCTGTGATCCTTCCTTCCCCTTGGCTCTGGAGCAGACCAGCCTTCTTTTCTTGGAATCTCTGAGAATTTCGCGTGAAGTCGAGCGACTGGCCATGAAGAGACCGAGCAGCtccgtctccggcggcggcggcggcggcagcggcagtcCCGGCCTCCTTCCGCCGGTTGTTCACAGTGGTAGGTTCTGCTGATCTCTTTCCTGGCGATTCTGTTCTGTGTTCTGTTTCGGCGTCCTCGGACGGTTTCGCTGATGTGGGGTTTGTTTGGAAAGATGACGGCTTTGGCGGCGTCGGGGTGGAGGAGGCCGACGAGGACATGGtgctgtgcggcggcggcggcggcggggaaaaGAAGCGGCGGCTGAGCACGGATCAGGTGCGCGCGCTGGAGCGGAGCTTCGAGACGGAGAACAAGCTGGAGCCGGAGCGGAAGGCGCGGCTGGCGCTTGACCTCGGCCTGCAGCCGCGCCAGGTCGCCGTCTGGTTCCAGAACCGCCGCGCGCGGTGGAAGACCAAGCAGCTGGAGCGCGACTACGCCGCGCTGCGCCACTCCTACGACGCGCTCCGCGCCGACCACGACGCCCTCCGGCGCGACAAGGACACGCTCCTCGCGGAGgtacgcccgccgccgcctgaatCCTAACTCCTCACGTGCACAGCCCGGCAGGAGAGGGGTGGAAATGCCAAATTTTGCAGCGTTTTTGATGTGCCGTTCCCGTTGGTGGTGGTCGTGGCAGATCAAGGAGCTGAAGGCGAAGCTGGGCgacgaggacgcggcggcgagcttctcGTCCGTGAAGGAGGAGCCGGCGGCGTCCGGCGTCGAgccccccgccgcggcggcgcagggctcgTCCGACAGCGACTCGAGCGGGGTGGTGAACGACGCGGATATGATGGCCGCGCCGGAGAAGGCCAGCGTCCACCccccggcgggcgccgccgccggggccgaggCCTTGGTGCCCGGCGCGGCGCTCCACCACGGCGAGGTGTTCTTCCACGGGCACCCGCTGAAGGTggaggacgacgaggcggcgttcctgggcgacgacgacgccgcgtGCGGGGGCTTCTTCGCCgacctgcagccgccgccgtcgctgccgtgGTGGACCGAGCCCACGGAGCACTGGGCCtagagccgggccgggccgacgAGGCGTTCTCGGGAATAAAAGAACTCGGCAGGGAAGGGGGGCGTTTCTGCAAATTTTGTAAAATGGAAGTGTACCTAGTCCTTTTTTGTCATTCCAGTACTGCGTCGCCCGCAGCTGGCGCTCGGCTCCCCTCTCGTAGAGTTGTATACGGGGCCGTTTagggcctgtttagttccaTCCGGAAacgcaaaaatacaaaaaaaatataaaaaaaaacacatcatatcgaatatttcgacatatgcatggagtactaaatgaagtctatttataaaactttttgcatggatgggttgtaaatcgcgagacgaatctaatgagcctacttaatccataatttgcaacattgatgctaAAGTAACTATCcgttaattattgattaattatgaattaattagcatcattagattcgtctcgcgagcgatttacaacccatctgtgcaaaaagttttgtaaatagacttcatttagtacttcaaattaaaaagatttcattgcaaaaaaaaatttcgttTACAGGGCaccgaactaaacacggccttagttcccaaaatattttggtcaaaaaattttctcttattttttggacacatgcataaaatattaaatgtaagtaaacaacaaaactaattgtacagtttggatgtatacgacgagacgaatttttgagcctaattaatgtatgattagccataaaTACTACAGTAACGTACATGTGCTAATAATGCGATTAAAGACCTCAAAAGATTTGTTTTACAGTTTCCATGTGAgttttgaaatttattttttaattaatatCCTATAAACCCTCCCGACGTATGGTGAAACAGTCGGTTTGACATCTAAAAATTTTCATTTTAGCGGTGAAACAGACGGGGAAAAGGGTGGCGAGGATTACCGCGAAGCGCACGGGTGTTTACGCAAAACGGCACGGAGTGGGTGGGGACGGGATCGACAGCGACAGTGTCCACGAGTAGTGAGGGGGAAGGAAGCGCAGCGCTGGCGGAACAGCGTCGCTGTCGGTGGGCCCGGCGCCACGTGAAAAGCCAGGCTTGTCACTGACAGCGATTCCTGGCGCCCCACAGGCCTTGCCGCCCTGGTCCCACCATGGCGTCCCCTCTCCCCCGTGGCCACACAGCAATTCCCACACGAAAGATGCACACGGCAATTTCACTCCCAATTCCTCCCATCCCTCCAACAAGAATCTGAAAAGGCGTGGGTGTAGCCTTTTGGAAGCTCAATTCCGGGGAACCGGGGACCAGGGCAAATGCCAGCGAGTTTCGTGACGGAACACCATTCGTTCGATCGAATTTCAGGCGGAATTTCAGCAACAGCCGCGAAGGGATTCGTTCAAACGGAAGGCAGTCAGGGCACTGGCCTGGCCGCCCCGTTTGAATTTGGCGCTGCAAAAAGCTGGTGCGCGCGTGAAGGGTGTGGGGAtcggggagggggagaggggggggggtacgGCCTGTCCTGCTGTTCATCGGACGCCGCCGCTCCGGCGCCATGATTGGTGGCTCCGAGCGGCGAGACCCCGGGCGGTCGGAGCGGTCGCCGGCAGCGGGGTAAAAAAAGACCTGCGGGCTGCGGCCCGGCGGAGTCTCCCATacggatggcaatgggtacTCGAAACCCGAGTACCCGACGGGTTTTACCTAATAAGAAGGTGGGTATGGAATGATTTTTCTATCTGTGGGTACATTATTGGACAAAATCCTATACCCATCGGGTATGGCGGGTACGGGTGCGGGTTTATACTACCCATACCCGCCTACCCGTGGGTAAGAAATACCCGCAGGAAAAACAAATGAGCCTAagtatctaactcattttagcccATATGACCTATGAATTTAACTCAAATCCAATTAAACCCTcctagtatatatattgttgaacCCTCTCTAACTCATGTTAACCCATATGAGCCATTAACTTGTTGAAATGAAGCTCgtaatgatttatttttcatgtgAATATATAATATTTACATGTAATACTCGGGTATGATTTCGGGCGTGGGTTACCCGACGGGTAAAAATTACCCGCGCGGGTACGGGTATGGAATCATTTTCTTACCCGTATGCGGGtacgggtaacccgacgggtaaaATTTAATCCTAACGGGTACGGGTATGGGTGGCCACTACCCGACGGGTatatacccgttgccatccctagtcTCCCCCCGCTGCCGCTAGAATATTTTGCTCGGCCTCGCTCCAACTGGCGTGGCGTGGGTGCGCTCGGGCTCCCCGCTTTCTCCGATCCTTTTGGGCTTGGCATCGTGCTCGTGCCCCAAGCCCCCAACCCCAAACCTGGAAGGTCCTCTCTCGCACCCTCTCGAACCCGCTACAGTTGAGAGAGGCGGAGAAGGGAGTGACACCGTTTTTGATGGCGATTCCGCCGGTCTCCGTATGCTCCGACGGCCGCTCTGGcgtcggagagggagagggaccGCGGGGATCACCGTGCGGATGTATATAGGGTAGGTAGTTGTCTTTCTAGATCTAGATGGTGCTCGCCGTCACTCGTCGCCGGTGGAGATAGGGTTTGCCGGGGGATGTTCCTCTGCGGCGTGCTTttcctggcggcggcgtcgaggcggaggcgacggcggtgcAGGGGAATAACTTTTCCCGACCTCTTCTTCGCCCCGGTGGGGTCTTCCTCCGGCGTCAGCGGCGAGGACTGGGAGACCTGATTAGGAGTTCGTGGCTGCTATGTCCTCGCAACGGCtcattctttctttctttcttttttctttctttctttctttattcATTCGCTCAtttgttctttcttttctttctttcttttttctttctttcttcatgcattCACTCATTTGTTCTATTCTCGTAGCTTGTCAGCGTTCATTGTTTTTTTATGTCTATGATGAAGTCTATATGATACTTTGTTATGTTCATGGTAATATATATTCTTTGCTAATCGATTTATTTATTAGGAATTTTTCATGTGAACAATTTCTCAGAACAACCTGAAATACTTTTTTTTTAGATCACACAGTACAACTTCGACACTCACAATGCACGCATACTCACgcccctatgaacacacgtacacaAACCCTACTTCTATAAGCATCTTTAAAGAccgagccggcaaatcctcgagattgacgaagtcaccacaggcacCTCGCTGTCAACGgaaacgtcgcctaccactgaatgcatAACGTCGTTAAATCCCAGAATATTCGCTCAcatggggagtcgaacccaggacctcaggtgctaccgagactcttgtaaccactagactACAGGCCCTTTCGCGACAACCTGAAATACTTGTTCGAAACAAATCTGAAATGTTTTAAACATTCCAAACTTTCCAAAGTGTTTAACAAAATTTTATTGAGAACTTTTCGTTTTTCAGCACACTCTGAGATGTTCCCAAACAAATCTAAATGCTTCGGAACACTCTGAAATATTTCCAAACAAATATAAATATTTCAGAAGTAAAAAAGATTCCAAACGAATGGGTTTCAATGATATAGAACATTTTATTAGGAACTATGTAAACAATTTTCTCAAAACACTTTAAAAATTTTCCAAACAAATCTAAAATGTTTTAATCATTCAGAAACATTATGAAGTGTTTAACAACATTGATTGGGAATTTTGCAGATATAaatgtttcgaaacaaatataaatatttcagatataagtGTTTCAGAAACAAATATAAATATTTCCAAACAAATATAAATGTTTCAGAACAAATGATTCCAAACAAATAGGAATTGTTTTAATTTTCCCAGAACATTATGAATTGTTTCTGAAACAATTCAGAAATGTTTCAATCATTCAGAACATCATGaaatatttaccaacatttattgggAATTGTTtcttgtaaaatattttttcagAACATTCTGAATTATTTAACAACATTTAGAaaagtttaaaaaaaattcagaacttttttgaaaaatgttgaATTGCTTTTTcgaaacaaatagttcaaaacatTCTGAACGATTTATTATTGAGAACTTCTGacacaaataatttttttaatacacTTTAAAATGTTTCCAAATTTgttttggtaattttttggtTACCAATTTCTTCCGAACAATTTGAAATACTTTTGAAACATTAGGAACATTCTAAAGTGTTCAACATTTAAAAACCGAAGCAAATGCTACTTCTAAATCAAATGGCAGGCCTAAAATCCAATTAGCTTAATGGGCCGGGCCCGCTGCCGCTCGCCTGTGCTGGCGCGCATGGCGCACATCCCCACGCCCATGCTACCGCGATGCTATAGCCGAAATGGCACCGCTACAGTGCTCGGTGACATGCCTTCAGCAGGGGGCTCCTATTTGTCGCTTTAAGCGACTTCCGGCTATAGCATCGCGGAAGCATGGGCGTGCGGACGCACGCCGTGCGCGCCAGCACAGGCGAGCGGCAG carries:
- the LOC120712683 gene encoding homeobox-leucine zipper protein HOX20-like — translated: MKRPSSSVSGGGGGGSGSPGLLPPVVHSDDGFGGVGVEEADEDMVLCGGGGGGEKKRRLSTDQVRALERSFETENKLEPERKARLALDLGLQPRQVAVWFQNRRARWKTKQLERDYAALRHSYDALRADHDALRRDKDTLLAEIKELKAKLGDEDAAASFSSVKEEPAASGVEPPAAAAQGSSDSDSSGVVNDADMMAAPEKASVHPPAGAAAGAEALVPGAALHHGEVFFHGHPLKVEDDEAAFLGDDDAACGGFFADLQPPPSLPWWTEPTEHWA